The stretch of DNA CGAGGTTCTGCAAGGTGATGCGCGTTACTTTGGCAACAGATTCTAAGGAGATGTTCCTTCGCTCCCGCTCCTGCCGGAGGTAGCTACCGACGCTTAATACCTGCTCTTCGTTCAAGATTTTCCCTCCTTGGGGTTGGGAGGAATAAAAACCCGGCTTAGCCATCTTCCTATTCTCTCTTTCATCCATCCGGTAAAGGAGCCTTCCCGAAAGTAAAAAAGATCTCCTTCCCTTTCCAATTGGACCCTTTGCCCTATTTTCAGGTTCCCCTGGCGAGCGCGGGCCAAAATCATTTTCTGGTCATTCGTGCGCACGAATCCAAGGGTGAGGGGCGATGGAACTCCTTCGGGGGTAGTGTAAAGGGTGGTAAAAGTTTCCAAGGTTCCGTAATTCGCAGAGGGAGGCTGTTCGGAGATCTCCTTAGTATCGGTATTGCCAGCGTTAAAGAGAGATTGCCAGTATACTGGAACTGGGCGGTAGGAGTCGGTACGTTCTAAGATGGTCACTAAATTGTTGTTGGCCAAACCCCCAATATTTTGGCTCAGGCCGATCCTCGCCCCCTGGACTTGGCGCGATGGTTCCAATTCGCCCCTCAATTGCCAAACCACTTCCGCGATCTGAGCCAGCCCCGAAGCCCCTACCGGGTGGCCTCGGGCCTTAAGACCTCCCGAAGGATTAATGGGTATTTTTCCTTTGATCGAGGTTAGGCCCTTTCCCAGGGCTTTCCATCCTTGTTTGGGGGGAAAAAATCCTAAGTCTTCCGTGCCAATAATTTCAAAGGGAGTGAAGGCATCATGCACTTCGGCCACGGAAATGTCCTGGGGATTTATTTTGGCCATGTTGTAGGCTTGCTGGGCAGCCAGCCGAGTGGCCCGGAAGGAGGTGAACGAATCCCGGTGACGAACCGCCAGGGTATCGGTGGCATGACCG from Deltaproteobacteria bacterium encodes:
- a CDS encoding thiolase family protein, whose translation is MGAEVYVAGVGMTKFGKRTESLPELMVEAASKAMGDAKIHTIDYVLIGVMNVEEFTGESNFAALIADRLGLSGVPSSRVETASSTGSAVFESAFYAVASGYHKNVLIIAGEKMTHLPTSRTTKILAEVIEQNERNHGASMPALAAMITQKYQQEARLSAEQMQSVLAKVAIKNHYNGSLNPYAQFRKVVSEADYFGSRWVSFPLRTYDCAPITDGAVAVVLTAEKKIIRVSGLGHATDTLAVRHRDSFTSFRATRLAAQQAYNMAKINPQDISVAEVHDAFTPFEIIGTEDLGFFPPKQGWKALGKGLTSIKGKIPINPSGGLKARGHPVGASGLAQIAEVVWQLRGELEPSRQVQGARIGLSQNIGGLANNNLVTILERTDSYRPVPVYWQSLFNAGNTDTKEISEQPPSANYGTLETFTTLYTTPEGVPSPLTLGFVRTNDQKMILARARQGNLKIGQRVQLEREGDLFYFREGSFTGWMKERIGRWLSRVFIPPNPKEGKS